A window of Ipomoea triloba cultivar NCNSP0323 chromosome 2, ASM357664v1 contains these coding sequences:
- the LOC116006783 gene encoding rhodanese-like domain-containing protein 11, chloroplastic isoform X1, which produces MEALGLGHGLPPLSVLRSSPPQQQRWNLLGSASCLAPSLAPLSLKSGVSLVKFQCRSGIRMQQVEEEYELKQMKDMAAARKRWDALIREGKVKVLTPREAGYAIQLSNKTLLDVRPSIEHEKARVKGSTWIPIFEVDTRLDPGTLSMKVTNFMMGGWWSGVPTLSYNSQFLSKVQEQFPKDADLIVACQKGLRSLAACELLYNAGYRNLFWVQGGLENAEEEDLEREGPQPFKFAGIGGLSEFLGWTDQQRVAAAKEGWGYRLVFSARLVGVFLAADALFIGAQRVGQYIQDLRSH; this is translated from the exons ATGGAAGCTCTTGGCCTTGGCCATGGACTCCCACCACTTTCTGTTCTCAGGAGCAGTCCTCCACAACAACAAAGATGGAATCTTCTAGGTTCAGCCAGTTGCCTCGCACCTTCATTAGCACCGTTGTCTCTCAAATCCGGAGTTTCACTCGTCAAG TTTCAGTGCAGAAGTGGAATAAGAATGCAACAAGTGGAAGAAGAGTATGAGTTGAAGCAAATGAAAGATATGGCTGCCGCCAGAAAGAGATGGGATGCTTTG ATCAGGGAGGGGAAGGTAAAGGTTCTCACTCCAAGGGAAGCTGGCTATGCAATTCAGCTCTCAAACAAAACTCTGCTTGATGTTCGCCCATCAATTGAACATGAAAAG GCACGGGTGAAAGGCTCAACCTGGATTCCAATTTTTGAGGTTGATACTAGATTAGATCCTGGTACACTTTCCATGAAGGTTACAAATTTTATGATGG GAGGGTGGTGGAGTGGTGTGCCTACCTTGTCCTATAATAG TCAATTCTTATCAAAAGTCCAGGAACAATTCCCAAAAGATGCAGATCTTATCGTGGCGTGCCAAAAAGGATTGAG GTCTCTTGCGGCTTGTGAGTTACTGTACAATGCTGGTTACAGAAACCTCTTCTGGGTTCAAGGGGGTTTGGAGAATGCTGAAGAAGAG GATCTTGAAAGAGAAGGTCCTCAGCCATTTAAGTTTGCAGGAATTGGTGGGCTTTCAGAGTTCCTTGG TTGGACTGACCAACAACGAGTTGCAGCTGCTAAGGAGGGTTGGGGTTACCGATTAGTCTTCTCTGCCCGCTTG GTTGGAGTCTTTCTTGCTGCTGATGCACTGTTTATTGGAGCACAAAGAGTGGGCCAATACATTCAAGATTTAAGGTCTCATTAA
- the LOC116011073 gene encoding protein LATERAL ORGAN BOUNDARIES: MASSSSYSSPCAACKFLRRKCLPGCIFAPYFPPEEPQKFANVHKIFGASNVTKLLNELLPHQREDAVSSLAYEAEARVRDPVYGCVGAISYLQRQVERLQKELDAANADLIRYACNEVPPPPPPQQLSGGNLRRRMGNDGGTFHQRSGPVMSMGVHYPYPFPWDDDNNNNYPQGGGEGSA; this comes from the coding sequence atggcttcatcaagctcGTACAGTTCGCCATGCGCCGCCTGCAAGTTCCTGAGGAGGAAGTGCCTGCCGGGGTGCATTTTCGCGCCGTATTTCCCGCCGGAGGAGCCACAGAAGTTCGCGAACGTGCACAAGATCTTCGGTGCGAGCAACGTGACGAAGCTGCTGAACGAGCTCCTCCCGCACCAGAGGGAGGACGCGGTGAGCTCCCTGGCGTACGAGGCGGAGGCGCGTGTGCGGGACCCCGTCTACGGCTGCGTCGGCGCCATCTCCTACCTCCAGAGACAGGTCGAGCGCCTCCAGAAGGAGCTCGACGCCGCCAACGCCGACCTCATCCGCTACGCCTGCAACGAAGTTcctccgccaccgccaccgcagCAGCTCTCCGGCGGCAACCTCCGCCGGAGGATGGGCAATGACGGAGGAACGTTTCATCAACGATCAGGGCCGGTCATGAGCATGGGCGTGCACTACCCTTACCCTTTCCCATGGGATgatgacaacaacaacaactaccCACAAGGAGGAGGAGAAGGGAGTGCTTAG
- the LOC116006783 gene encoding rhodanese-like domain-containing protein 11, chloroplastic isoform X2 — MEALGLGHGLPPLSVLRSSPPQQQRWNLLGSASCLAPSLAPLSLKSGVSLVKCRSGIRMQQVEEEYELKQMKDMAAARKRWDALIREGKVKVLTPREAGYAIQLSNKTLLDVRPSIEHEKARVKGSTWIPIFEVDTRLDPGTLSMKVTNFMMGGWWSGVPTLSYNSQFLSKVQEQFPKDADLIVACQKGLRSLAACELLYNAGYRNLFWVQGGLENAEEEDLEREGPQPFKFAGIGGLSEFLGWTDQQRVAAAKEGWGYRLVFSARLVGVFLAADALFIGAQRVGQYIQDLRSH, encoded by the exons ATGGAAGCTCTTGGCCTTGGCCATGGACTCCCACCACTTTCTGTTCTCAGGAGCAGTCCTCCACAACAACAAAGATGGAATCTTCTAGGTTCAGCCAGTTGCCTCGCACCTTCATTAGCACCGTTGTCTCTCAAATCCGGAGTTTCACTCGTCAAG TGCAGAAGTGGAATAAGAATGCAACAAGTGGAAGAAGAGTATGAGTTGAAGCAAATGAAAGATATGGCTGCCGCCAGAAAGAGATGGGATGCTTTG ATCAGGGAGGGGAAGGTAAAGGTTCTCACTCCAAGGGAAGCTGGCTATGCAATTCAGCTCTCAAACAAAACTCTGCTTGATGTTCGCCCATCAATTGAACATGAAAAG GCACGGGTGAAAGGCTCAACCTGGATTCCAATTTTTGAGGTTGATACTAGATTAGATCCTGGTACACTTTCCATGAAGGTTACAAATTTTATGATGG GAGGGTGGTGGAGTGGTGTGCCTACCTTGTCCTATAATAG TCAATTCTTATCAAAAGTCCAGGAACAATTCCCAAAAGATGCAGATCTTATCGTGGCGTGCCAAAAAGGATTGAG GTCTCTTGCGGCTTGTGAGTTACTGTACAATGCTGGTTACAGAAACCTCTTCTGGGTTCAAGGGGGTTTGGAGAATGCTGAAGAAGAG GATCTTGAAAGAGAAGGTCCTCAGCCATTTAAGTTTGCAGGAATTGGTGGGCTTTCAGAGTTCCTTGG TTGGACTGACCAACAACGAGTTGCAGCTGCTAAGGAGGGTTGGGGTTACCGATTAGTCTTCTCTGCCCGCTTG GTTGGAGTCTTTCTTGCTGCTGATGCACTGTTTATTGGAGCACAAAGAGTGGGCCAATACATTCAAGATTTAAGGTCTCATTAA